Proteins encoded together in one Qingshengfaniella alkalisoli window:
- a CDS encoding YdeI/OmpD-associated family protein, whose amino-acid sequence MTDSTTKLDAFYDRDAPWRDELHAVRKLLQETELTEDFKWNSPCYTYDGGNLVVVWRLKDACGLGFFKGVLLTDPEGILQAPGEHSRSARVLRLTSLDQIAEHRDTIKAYIREAIEKEQAGLKVDFPKDDLDYPEELTERLEADPDLAEAFDDLTPGRRRGWILHILQAKQSKTRQSRIDKAAPKILQGKGMHDR is encoded by the coding sequence ATGACCGACTCCACCACCAAGCTCGATGCGTTCTACGACAGGGACGCCCCGTGGCGCGACGAATTGCACGCGGTGCGCAAGCTCCTTCAGGAAACGGAACTGACCGAGGATTTCAAATGGAATTCGCCCTGCTACACCTATGACGGCGGCAATCTGGTCGTCGTTTGGCGGTTGAAGGACGCTTGCGGGTTGGGTTTCTTCAAAGGCGTACTGCTGACGGATCCTGAAGGTATCCTGCAAGCGCCCGGAGAGCATTCGCGATCAGCGCGCGTCTTGAGGCTGACATCGCTCGATCAGATCGCGGAGCACCGCGATACGATCAAGGCCTACATCCGCGAGGCGATTGAGAAAGAGCAAGCAGGGCTGAAAGTCGATTTCCCGAAGGACGACCTGGATTATCCCGAAGAACTTACTGAACGATTGGAAGCCGACCCCGATCTCGCAGAGGCCTTTGACGATCTGACACCGGGTCGGCGGCGCGGGTGGATCCTGCACATCCTGCAAGCCAAGCAGTCGAAGACCCGCCAATCAA